A window of Mercenaria mercenaria strain notata unplaced genomic scaffold, MADL_Memer_1 contig_4751, whole genome shotgun sequence contains these coding sequences:
- the LOC128554143 gene encoding uncharacterized protein LOC128554143 has product MNREDYVKEVQRQLDNDQYYEKVQTDFSPAAIQNVIKCVEEIENIEPNIRNEFDVFPENLRTPQFYILPKIHKTFDDNLPLGYPGRPIVSAYDSCMDHISKYVDHILQPFVQSLPSYIKDTNDFITKLKQHKLSNHKTFLVTLDVNSLYTNIPHTEGIEACKYFLENSNYNGRLSVDSVCKLIQTVLENNFFKFNNDNYLQKAGTAMGSPMAPSFASLFMGKLEQSFLSSCELKPDVWFRFLDDIFMLWSHSLDELKKFIELLNTVHPMIKFTYNISESEVSFLDVDVSIDDEHNISTNVHVKPTNIHQYVDYSSCHPKACKNGIPYSQAKRYRRICSDENQFFGNIEQLRQHFLVRNYPESVINTAFEKVMCMSQDDALRASVKQDQNIVPFVVEYNTSLPNIGNINNKYWDLLQLSDNPAVKMLHLCKPTMAFKRPKNLKDILVKTDFHKLSDINFTSSKCNRSRCSHCSYITESDSFNSSQYWNDCQPLDLITFELEHFVMEGTSLADHITGAMRSKVLSPRHQMIHS; this is encoded by the coding sequence ATGAATAGAGAAGACTATGTAAAAGAAGTTCAACGGCAATTGGATAATGATCAATATTATGAGAAGGTACAAACTGACTTCTCACCTGCAGCTATTCAGAACGTTATCAAATGTGTCGAAGAAATTGAAAACATCGAACCTAACATTAGGAATGAATTTGATGTTTTTCCAGAAAATCTGAGGACCCCACAATTTTACATACTGCCAAAAATCCATAAAACTTTTGATGATAATCTACCTCTTGGATACCCTGGCCGACCTATTGTGTCTGCATATGATTCATGCATGGATCATATATCTAAATACGTTGACCATATTCTGCAACCATTTGTGCAGTCCCTGCCATCGTATATAAAAGACACAAATGATTTTATTACAAAGCTTAAACAGCATAAACTAAGCAACCATAAAACATTTCTAGTTACATTGGATGTTAATTCTTTGTATACAAATATCCCACACACTGAAGGCATAGAAGCATGcaaatattttttggaaaatagTAACTATAATGGTAGATTGTCAGTGGACAGTGTATGTAAACTTATACAAACTGTATTAGAAAACAACTTCTTCAagtttaataatgataattatctacAAAAAGCTGGGACAGCTATGGGTAGTCCCATGGCTCCATCTTTTGCTTCCTTATTCATGGGTAAACTTGAACAATCTTTTCTTAGTAGTTGTGAGTTGAAACCAGATGTTTGGTTTAGGTTcttggatgatattttcatgctCTGGAGTCATTCTTTAGATGAGCTTAAGAAATTTATTGAGTTGTTAAATACAGTTCATCCAATGATTAAGTTCACATATAACATATCTGAATCTGAAGTATCATTTTTAGATGTAGATGTTAGTATAGATGATGAACATAACATCAGCACCAATGTACATGTCAAACCTACCAATATTCACCAGTATGTTGATTATAGTTCGTGCCATCCTAAAGCATGTAAGAATggtataccttacagtcaagcTAAACGGTATCGCCGAATATGTTCTGATGAGAATCAATTTTTTGGTAATATCGAACAGCTTCGGCAACACTTCCTTGTTAGAAACTACCCAGAGTCTGTTATTAATACAGCATTTGAGAAAGTTATGTGTATGTCACAAGATGATGCACTTAGAGCCTCTGTAAAACAAGATCAAAATATTGTGCCTTTTGTAGTTGAGTACAACACATCTCTTCCTAATATTGGCAACATTAATAACAAATACTGGGATTTACTTCAGCTGTCAGATAATCCTgctgttaaaatgttacatttgtgtaAACCTACCATGGCTTTTAAACGTCCTAAGAATTTGAAGGACATTCtagttaaaactgactttcataaGTTGTCTGATATCAATTTTACTTCGTCTAAATGTAATCGTTCAAGATGTTCACATTGTTCTTACATTACTGAAAGTGATAGTTTTAATAGCTCTCAGT